TCAGCGTCATCCGCGTGGCCTTTCCAAACTGGTTATGTTGCATCGCAGCATAGCGCATCCCCGCGCCAATATCAATCGCCATAGCAATAATATATTGCCAACTACTACCAAATGATAATATTCTTGTGCGAAAGATTGTTTCAATCCGAACTCCGCATAGCAAAACGCCCCCTGAAACACTACGTTCCAAGGGGCGCTCAAATCACTAAAATTCGATTCAACTGGTTAGCGAAGTCTTCCAATCGCATAAAGCGGTGCCTGCTGCTGGTCATCCAGCCACGGCTCCAGCTTGTCGGAATCGGGGGCCTCCACATCCGGCCCGAAAGCCTCGGCGGCCAGACCACCGGTCACGAAAAGGCAATCAAGCCCCTCGCCCGCCGCCCCCGCGACATCGGTCAGGATCCCGTCCCCGATTGCCAGAATGCGGCCATCCTCCGGCAGACCGAAGGACGCGCTCAGCTTGCGGCGGGCCAGATCGTAGATCGGCGGATGGGGCTTGCCGCAATAGATCGCATCGCCCCCCATGTCCTCATAAAGCTCGGCCAGCGCACCCGCGCAGTAAATCCGCTTGTCGCCCATATCCACCACCAGATCGGGATTGGCGCAAAGCATCTTCAGCCCGCGGGTCTTGGCGGCCAGAAACGTCGCGCGGTAATCCTCGGGGGTTTCGGTCTCTTCGTCGAAAGGCCCCGTACACACAATGCCCTCGGCTTCTTCGAAAGACACGCGTTCGATCTTGGCACGGCCTTCCCATTCGGCGGGAATGGACGTGAAGAACCCGTTGTCTTTCTCCGGCCCCAGATGCCAGATCTTGCGCCCTACGGCACCGGCAAACATCGCATCCTGCGCGGCATCCCCCGAGCTGACAATCAGATCCCACGCATCGTCGGGGATCGCCATCCTGGCAAAGCGTTCTTTCACGAATTCCGCCGGACGCGGCGCATTGGTCAGCAAGACAACCCGTCCGCCTTTGGCACGAAACGCCTGCAGGGCTGCGACAGCCGCAGGATAGGCCGTCACGCCATTATGCAAACACCCCCACAGATCGCAAAACAGCGCATCATAGGAGGCAGAAATCTCGGCAAGCGATTGGACGATACGGGTCATAGCAACCTTTCGGGCAGTAAGTCTGTGGCGCGTCACGTGCGCAGGGCTCTCTTAGGGCTGCTCTATGACATGTCTGTAACAGTTACGAAAGCAAGGCCTGACCGCCGATCAGCGTCATTATGCCTTTCGCCAGCAAAATAACCGAAAGCAGGAACAGCATCCCCTGTATCACCCGGACATAATGCGTATCCGACAGTTTGACCGTCAGCCAGCGCCCGATAAACGTCCCCAGAATACCGGTGGCGGCCAATGCGGCAATCAGGCCCCAGTTCAGCCCGTCAAGCTGTCCGATCGCAAAATAGGCCGGAAGCTTCGCCAGATTGCCAATCGCGAAGGAAATCGCGATGGTGCCCGCAAATTTCAGCTTTGGCAGGCGCTGGGGCAAAAGATAGGCCTGCGCGGGCGGCGAGCCGGAATGGGTGATGAAGCTTGCGATCCCTGTCAGAGTGCCCCAGAAAAGCCCGGGCAAAAGCGCAGGCTGCGTGACCTTTGTGCCACCGCGCCCGCACCATGCGCGCAAACAGAACCAAAGCCCGATGCCTCCGGTAAACAGCAGCAGGACAGGCTCGGGCGTATATGGGGTGATAAAGGTTGCCACCCCCACCCCGAACAGCAGGGCAGGCGTGAAGATCAGCAGGTTGCGACCCGAAAACTCTTTCCGGAACAGCCAGACCCCGATCCAGTCGGTCACGATATAGACCGGCAGAAGCGTCGCAGCGGCGGTCACGGGGTTCATGAACAAAGCCAGCAAAGGCACAGCGATCGCCGCAGCCGATGCCAGACCGCCTTTCGACATGCCCACGATCAGCGCCGCGATGATAAAAAGAACGGTCTGGTCCATGTCATCCTCCAAGGCCGAACTCCACCCAAAGGCGAGCGCCTGCTTCTTCCCACGATCCCCCCCGAAGAACCAGCGCATTTCTCGCAAGGCCGCGCGAACACATCTCCGCCCTCATGTTCAGGCCGACACGCTTTGGGCCGAAAACGACCTTGTCGCACTTAACGCTTATGCGCTTCAGAGGATCTGAAGTTCGCAAGCAAGGTGAAGCTGCGAGCGCAAACCTGTTATTTTGATAAGGTGAGGATATGCTTCAAATTACAACACACACTAAACGGCGTTAGTGGTGCTTTTCCCCGTTCACCCAGACAGATGCGATGGCGCGGTCGTCGCCCATCATGATGGTGGCGAAAAGGGCTTGCGTGAAGCTGTCCGCGCGGGACATGCGTTGACGGATGGCGGGGGTGGAGGCCAGATCCACCACGATCAGGTCCGCCTCCAGCCCAACAGCGATATTCCCCACACGATCATCGATCTTCAAACTGCGCGCGGAGCCTTGGGTCGCCAGCCACCACAGGAATGCCGGATGCAGCGGCGTTCCCCGCAGCTGGCCGATCTCGTAGGCTGCAGCCATCGTGCGTAGCATGGAAAAGCTCGACCCGCCGCCCGTGTCGGTCGCAAGACCTACGCGGGTGCGGCCCACCATGCCCGCCATATCGAACAGCCCCGAGCCGATGAAGGTATTCGAGGTCGGGCAATGGGCAATCCCGGCATTCAGCTCGGACAACCTGTCGATCTCGCGCGGCTCCAGATGGATCGCATGGCCATAGAGACCGTTTTCGCCCAATAGCCCAAAGGCCTCGTAAGTGTCGAGATAATCGCGGGCTTGCGGGAAAAGCGATCTGACCCAGGCGATCTCGTCGGTCTGCTCGGAAAGATGGGTCTGCATCAGGCAGTCGGGATGTTCGGCCCATAGATCCCCCAGAGCGCGCAGCTGGTCTGGCGTGGATGTGGGCGAGAACCGCGGGGTGATCACATAAGACAGCCGGTCCACCCCATGCCATTTGCGCAAAAGCGCCTTGCTGTCATCATAGGCCGATTGGGCGCTATCGCGCAGCCCCTCGGGGGCGTTGCGGTCCATACAGGTCTTGCCGCCCATCGCGCGCAGACCACGCCTTTGTGCCGCCGTGAAAAAAGCGTCGACGCTTGCCGGATGGACGGTACAGAAGCTGCACATGCTTGTCGTGCCATTGGCCAGCGCCAGATCCATATAGGTCTCGGCAATCGTCTTGGCATAGAGCGGATCGGCCAGTCGCATTTCCTCCGGAAAGGTATAGGCGTTGAGCCAGTCGATCAGCCGCTTTCCCCAGCTGGCAATGATCGCGGTTTGCGGAAAATGCACATGGGCGTCGATGAACCCTGCCGAAATCAGTTTGTCCCCGTAGTCGTGCAGGCGCGCCTGCGGCCAGGCGCGCTTCACATCTTCGGCAGGGCCGACCGCCGCG
The sequence above is drawn from the Thioclava sp. GXIMD4216 genome and encodes:
- the guaD gene encoding guanine deaminase; amino-acid sequence: MVDLLLGQVIRFCDIPMTDQAFGMEHLTQGAVVVKDGRIAAVGPAEDVKRAWPQARLHDYGDKLISAGFIDAHVHFPQTAIIASWGKRLIDWLNAYTFPEEMRLADPLYAKTIAETYMDLALANGTTSMCSFCTVHPASVDAFFTAAQRRGLRAMGGKTCMDRNAPEGLRDSAQSAYDDSKALLRKWHGVDRLSYVITPRFSPTSTPDQLRALGDLWAEHPDCLMQTHLSEQTDEIAWVRSLFPQARDYLDTYEAFGLLGENGLYGHAIHLEPREIDRLSELNAGIAHCPTSNTFIGSGLFDMAGMVGRTRVGLATDTGGGSSFSMLRTMAAAYEIGQLRGTPLHPAFLWWLATQGSARSLKIDDRVGNIAVGLEADLIVVDLASTPAIRQRMSRADSFTQALFATIMMGDDRAIASVWVNGEKHH
- a CDS encoding TIGR01459 family HAD-type hydrolase, whose translation is MTRIVQSLAEISASYDALFCDLWGCLHNGVTAYPAAVAALQAFRAKGGRVVLLTNAPRPAEFVKERFARMAIPDDAWDLIVSSGDAAQDAMFAGAVGRKIWHLGPEKDNGFFTSIPAEWEGRAKIERVSFEEAEGIVCTGPFDEETETPEDYRATFLAAKTRGLKMLCANPDLVVDMGDKRIYCAGALAELYEDMGGDAIYCGKPHPPIYDLARRKLSASFGLPEDGRILAIGDGILTDVAGAAGEGLDCLFVTGGLAAEAFGPDVEAPDSDKLEPWLDDQQQAPLYAIGRLR
- a CDS encoding sulfite exporter TauE/SafE family protein, which translates into the protein MDQTVLFIIAALIVGMSKGGLASAAAIAVPLLALFMNPVTAAATLLPVYIVTDWIGVWLFRKEFSGRNLLIFTPALLFGVGVATFITPYTPEPVLLLFTGGIGLWFCLRAWCGRGGTKVTQPALLPGLFWGTLTGIASFITHSGSPPAQAYLLPQRLPKLKFAGTIAISFAIGNLAKLPAYFAIGQLDGLNWGLIAALAATGILGTFIGRWLTVKLSDTHYVRVIQGMLFLLSVILLAKGIMTLIGGQALLS